A genomic segment from Tuwongella immobilis encodes:
- the folP gene encoding dihydropteroate synthase, translated as MPETPHQWHCRQHILEMRTRPLVMGILNVTPDSFSDGGKHLHQHDALEAARRMIADGADILDIGGESSRPGSQPISLDEELQRVIPVVERISAESPIPISVDTTKPEVARQALQAGACIINDITALRDPAMVAVARDFQAGVALMHMQGTPATMQQNPQYEDVVTEVRGFLESRLHDLIHAGIAWERMVIDPGIGFGKTIDHNLRLLAELPQFLRLNRPVLLGVSRKGFIGTILQRSMAERLAGSLAVAAMAVTQQSAQILRVHDVAATRDVVVLLSTIRQAAPNPGT; from the coding sequence ATGCCCGAGACGCCGCACCAGTGGCATTGTCGCCAGCACATTTTGGAGATGCGAACGCGCCCGCTGGTGATGGGGATTTTGAACGTCACCCCGGACAGCTTTTCGGATGGCGGAAAGCATCTGCATCAGCATGATGCTCTGGAAGCAGCGCGGCGGATGATCGCCGATGGGGCGGACATTCTGGACATTGGCGGAGAATCGTCGCGTCCGGGTTCGCAGCCGATCTCGCTGGATGAAGAATTGCAGCGGGTCATTCCGGTGGTGGAGCGAATTTCGGCTGAATCGCCGATCCCGATTTCTGTGGATACCACCAAGCCGGAAGTCGCCCGCCAAGCGTTGCAAGCCGGTGCCTGCATCATCAATGATATCACAGCGTTGCGCGATCCGGCGATGGTCGCCGTGGCACGGGACTTTCAGGCGGGAGTCGCTCTGATGCATATGCAAGGCACCCCCGCGACCATGCAGCAGAATCCGCAATATGAAGATGTTGTAACCGAGGTCCGAGGGTTCTTAGAATCGCGGTTGCACGATTTGATTCATGCGGGTATAGCTTGGGAACGCATGGTGATTGATCCGGGCATTGGCTTCGGGAAAACGATCGACCACAACCTCCGCCTTTTGGCAGAGTTGCCCCAATTTCTTCGGCTGAACCGGCCGGTGCTGTTGGGTGTCTCTCGCAAGGGATTCATCGGAACGATTCTCCAACGCTCGATGGCGGAGCGATTGGCAGGTTCGTTGGCGGTGGCGGCAATGGCGGTCACACAGCAGTCGGCTCAGATCTTGCGTGTTCACGATGTCGCGGCGACCCGCGATGTCGTCGTGTTGCTTTCGACCATCCGCCAGGCCGCACCCAATCCCGGGACGTAA
- a CDS encoding YbbR-like domain-containing protein: MLDRLISVAVAVSLAFLVWLHSRTREQETLDNIPIPVQIQLSAQDTERYLLELNGPSQVVASFTGPAARIRELRGQLQRGEIHVASHYAVSADRANEARYLDTIGVKPEEIQVPPGVHVTVLAGQNRIPVTIRRMIERPLPVTLDHALDDRLGTLQIEPPTVVVRGPQEVVERLASIPTRPFLLPRNTPTDSLEDVPLRSGMDLRDEIDGQTIHTFPDRVMVRATLRPKRKTYEVRIPVQFLCPANCPWQPQWASQTKIIENDPSQTRTEPTGMITVKLIGPAQDEAPPVRAFVDLTGREFQILGDLRPRLYTDEPIQLQLPKEFQVTHCPSRVEAFHLYPRYPRAERLEFLSPGLAAPLPLLPSDVAEPTEGQKLLMPAASGLFPKMVEGSRREGKASP; the protein is encoded by the coding sequence ATGCTCGACCGCTTGATTTCCGTTGCTGTTGCGGTGTCGCTGGCGTTTCTCGTCTGGCTGCACTCACGGACCCGCGAACAAGAGACGCTCGACAACATCCCCATTCCGGTGCAGATTCAACTCTCCGCCCAAGATACGGAGCGCTACCTGCTGGAACTCAACGGCCCCAGCCAAGTGGTGGCGAGTTTCACGGGTCCGGCAGCGCGAATTCGAGAACTGCGCGGCCAACTGCAACGGGGCGAAATCCACGTTGCCAGCCACTACGCCGTCAGTGCGGATCGCGCCAACGAAGCCCGCTATCTGGACACCATCGGCGTCAAGCCCGAGGAAATTCAAGTCCCGCCCGGCGTGCATGTGACCGTGTTGGCCGGACAAAATCGCATTCCAGTCACCATTCGCCGCATGATTGAACGACCGCTCCCTGTCACTTTGGATCACGCATTGGATGACCGATTGGGGACACTGCAAATCGAACCGCCAACCGTGGTGGTGCGCGGCCCGCAAGAAGTGGTCGAACGACTGGCGAGCATTCCCACGCGACCGTTTTTGTTGCCGCGCAACACCCCCACCGATTCGCTGGAAGATGTCCCCCTGCGGAGTGGCATGGATCTGCGCGATGAAATCGATGGGCAAACCATCCACACCTTCCCCGATCGCGTGATGGTGCGAGCGACGTTGCGTCCCAAGCGGAAGACCTACGAAGTGCGAATTCCGGTGCAATTTCTCTGCCCGGCGAACTGCCCCTGGCAACCGCAATGGGCATCGCAAACGAAAATCATCGAAAACGACCCCAGCCAAACTCGCACCGAACCCACGGGAATGATTACCGTCAAACTCATTGGCCCAGCGCAGGACGAAGCCCCGCCGGTGCGCGCATTCGTCGACCTGACCGGCCGCGAGTTCCAAATTTTGGGCGATTTACGGCCGCGTCTGTATACCGATGAGCCGATTCAGCTACAATTACCCAAAGAATTCCAGGTCACGCATTGCCCCTCCCGCGTGGAAGCCTTCCATTTGTACCCGCGATATCCTCGGGCGGAACGGTTGGAATTTCTCTCTCCGGGGTTGGCAGCACCGTTACCGCTGCTCCCATCGGACGTTGCGGAACCGACGGAAGGCCAAAAATTGCTCATGCCCGCAGCGAGCGGATTGTTTCCCAAAATGGTTGAAGGTTCTCGACGCGAAGGAAAGGCATCGCCGTGA
- a CDS encoding HEAT repeat domain-containing protein — protein MGIAGLLIGTMLSTLLLVVFGRRRKVRLVQPPKPSRSSVSPARPSRNLVAVPMPVMATAHRAPAVARQHLDLLQGGLISESTLESTKSELSTLLEQGKQTLVESRLQAGLQYVVQVRALAEIGTEAAGRVLERQIDRRLSDDPLEQAWYRIDLAHSLRQMRRRESLPRLLESSATAIDEPLCHLWAAELVGFPGFGEMVLSSNSVLATHARRVLTVAMEGFRFGTVPLSLLVEAKLGEVMRRLFQQSPTMGDPLTARVALEVLRQLRRVEHVRRALAGDPAWAAALDRQFKRLASIEAHCRSYLERALLDLPERLPIAAPAEQVEILLTMHSLRCGHASLIPLVMDRNYPHRSVAMSCLAWASDPKSRDVLVGLANQAFPTHGDFHRVDAFTVRDRLALLRALHRHGTPSAEKLLLRIVRSDDPTFRLHAIRSLGWNDPTDPAAVVGTLQQASLDPHPEIRQRAVAALARLGDRAALQEVRERLAVDSHDEQRQGMQLIIEEGLSWLWPDLDRLADAEDPEVAFLAREALEQMREDCLGPLA, from the coding sequence ATGGGGATTGCCGGTCTACTGATCGGAACGATGCTCAGCACACTGCTGCTGGTGGTGTTTGGCCGACGCCGGAAGGTGCGTTTGGTTCAACCACCCAAGCCGAGCCGATCCTCGGTCAGCCCAGCACGCCCCAGCCGCAATCTCGTCGCGGTCCCCATGCCCGTCATGGCGACCGCCCATCGAGCACCGGCAGTCGCCCGTCAGCACCTGGATTTACTCCAAGGTGGCCTGATTAGCGAATCCACATTGGAATCCACCAAAAGCGAACTATCCACGCTCCTGGAACAAGGCAAACAAACCCTCGTCGAATCCCGCCTGCAAGCGGGGCTGCAATATGTGGTGCAGGTGCGAGCGCTGGCCGAAATCGGTACCGAAGCCGCCGGTCGCGTGTTGGAACGGCAGATCGACCGCCGACTGAGCGACGATCCGCTGGAACAGGCGTGGTACCGCATCGATTTGGCCCATAGTCTGCGACAAATGCGCCGCCGCGAAAGTCTGCCTCGGTTATTGGAATCGTCCGCCACCGCCATTGATGAGCCGCTGTGTCATCTTTGGGCCGCTGAGTTGGTCGGCTTCCCCGGCTTCGGCGAAATGGTGCTGTCCAGCAATTCGGTGCTGGCAACGCATGCCCGACGGGTGCTGACCGTCGCCATGGAAGGCTTTCGATTTGGCACCGTGCCGCTGTCGCTGCTGGTTGAAGCGAAACTTGGCGAAGTGATGCGCCGACTGTTCCAACAATCGCCAACCATGGGCGATCCGCTCACCGCTCGCGTGGCGCTGGAAGTGTTGCGGCAACTGCGTCGAGTCGAGCATGTGCGGCGAGCGCTGGCCGGTGACCCCGCATGGGCGGCGGCACTCGATCGTCAGTTCAAGCGATTGGCGAGTATCGAAGCGCATTGCCGCAGCTACCTGGAACGTGCGCTGTTGGATCTCCCCGAGCGGCTCCCGATCGCGGCCCCGGCAGAGCAGGTTGAAATTCTGCTCACGATGCATTCGCTGCGGTGTGGTCATGCGTCGCTGATACCGTTGGTGATGGATCGCAACTATCCGCATCGGTCGGTGGCGATGAGCTGCTTGGCCTGGGCGAGTGATCCCAAGTCGCGGGATGTGCTCGTGGGGCTGGCCAATCAAGCCTTCCCGACGCATGGCGATTTCCACCGGGTGGATGCGTTCACCGTGCGAGATCGTCTTGCTCTCCTGCGAGCGTTGCATCGTCATGGGACGCCGTCTGCCGAGAAGTTGCTGCTTCGCATTGTCCGCAGCGATGATCCGACGTTTCGACTGCATGCGATTCGCAGTCTGGGTTGGAACGACCCGACCGATCCGGCCGCGGTGGTGGGTACGCTGCAACAAGCGAGTCTGGATCCCCACCCGGAAATTCGCCAGCGAGCAGTCGCGGCGTTGGCCCGATTGGGCGATCGTGCCGCACTGCAGGAAGTCCGCGAACGATTGGCTGTGGATTCGCACGAT
- the ppdK gene encoding pyruvate, phosphate dikinase, with product MAKLVYFFGGGKAEGDAKMKELLGGKGANLAEMTNIGLPVPAGFTITTEVCTHYYDNNLQYPADLKAQIEEALAKTEAVMGAKFGDTENPLLVSCRSGARVSMPGMMDTVLNIGLNEATLQGLIKKTGNERFAWDSYRRFVQMFGDVVLGLKPQTKQEIDPFEHIMDELKHERKVENDSDLTVADLKELVVRFKKAVKDRTGKDFPEDAREQLYGAIGSVFDSWNNDRAVVYRRQYGYPASWGTAANICSMVFGNMGDDCATGVAFTRDPATGEKEFYGEYLINAQGEDVVAGIRTPKKIAELKKEMPEVYAQLDQIRGILEKHYRDVQDIEFTVQQGKLWMLQTRNGKRTGFAAVHFAVDMVDEGLITQNEAISVGRIPPDDLNQLLQPIFDPESKRKIIAEGKLLAKGINAGPGAATGVIKFFADDAESYVAGFKADAHGNRSPESRVILVRRETSPEDIRGMQAADGILTAFGGASSHAALVSRQMGKVCVVGCSALQIDYTARTVTVGSTVLKEGDFISIDGFTGEVMAGQAATRPSEVVSVLIDKTMKPSESTTYQKFARMMEWADSVRKLKIRTNADKPEQAEAAVAFGAEGIGLCRTEHMFFDHIVPMREMILAGSVADRKKALEKLLPFQRGDFEGLFRAMKGKPVTIRTLDPPLHEFLPHDAKGQAEMAAQMGVSVEVIEERVKALHEFNPMLGFRGCRLGIVYPEITEMQARAILEAAVNVKKEGIDVEPEIMIPLVGFLPELKSQAKLVHETAKKVFEEAGVTVPYQVGTMIELPRACIAAGDIAKEAQFFSFGTNDLTQTGLGMSRDDYGSFIRSYIEGDIVPKDPFQVIDFDGIGGLMKIGVERGRAQRTDIKIGICGEHGGEPDSVKFCHRIGLNYVSCSPFRVPIARLAAAQAALENK from the coding sequence ATGGCGAAGCTTGTATATTTCTTTGGTGGCGGCAAGGCCGAAGGCGATGCCAAGATGAAGGAACTGCTCGGCGGCAAGGGGGCTAACCTCGCCGAGATGACCAACATCGGCTTGCCGGTACCCGCGGGCTTCACGATCACGACCGAAGTTTGCACCCACTATTACGACAACAATCTGCAATATCCCGCCGATCTGAAGGCCCAGATCGAAGAAGCGCTGGCCAAGACCGAAGCGGTGATGGGTGCCAAGTTTGGCGATACCGAAAATCCGTTGCTCGTTTCCTGCCGCTCGGGCGCTCGCGTCTCGATGCCGGGGATGATGGACACCGTTCTGAACATCGGTCTGAACGAAGCCACCCTGCAAGGCTTGATCAAGAAGACCGGCAACGAACGATTCGCTTGGGATAGCTATCGCCGATTCGTGCAAATGTTCGGCGACGTTGTGCTCGGCCTCAAGCCGCAGACCAAGCAAGAAATCGATCCGTTCGAACACATCATGGACGAACTCAAGCACGAGCGCAAGGTCGAAAACGACAGCGATCTGACTGTCGCCGACCTCAAGGAACTCGTCGTTCGCTTCAAGAAGGCCGTCAAGGATCGCACCGGCAAAGACTTCCCGGAAGATGCCCGTGAACAACTCTACGGCGCAATCGGCTCCGTGTTTGATTCGTGGAACAACGACCGCGCGGTGGTTTATCGCCGTCAATACGGTTACCCCGCAAGCTGGGGCACCGCGGCCAACATCTGCTCGATGGTGTTCGGCAACATGGGCGATGACTGCGCCACCGGCGTGGCCTTCACCCGCGACCCCGCCACCGGGGAAAAGGAATTCTACGGCGAATACCTCATCAACGCTCAAGGCGAAGACGTGGTTGCGGGCATCCGCACCCCCAAGAAGATCGCCGAGCTGAAGAAGGAAATGCCGGAAGTTTACGCCCAGCTCGATCAAATCCGCGGCATTCTCGAAAAGCACTACCGCGATGTCCAAGACATCGAATTCACGGTGCAACAAGGCAAGCTGTGGATGCTGCAAACCCGCAACGGCAAGCGAACCGGCTTCGCCGCCGTTCACTTCGCAGTCGATATGGTTGATGAAGGCCTCATCACCCAAAACGAAGCCATCAGCGTTGGCCGCATTCCGCCCGACGACCTGAACCAACTGCTCCAACCGATCTTCGATCCGGAATCGAAGCGGAAGATCATCGCCGAAGGCAAGCTGCTGGCCAAGGGCATCAATGCCGGCCCCGGCGCGGCCACGGGTGTGATCAAGTTCTTCGCCGATGATGCGGAAAGCTACGTCGCTGGCTTCAAGGCCGATGCCCATGGCAATCGTTCGCCCGAAAGCCGCGTGATCCTCGTCCGCCGCGAAACCAGCCCGGAAGACATTCGCGGGATGCAAGCCGCCGACGGCATTCTGACCGCGTTCGGTGGTGCCTCGTCGCACGCCGCGCTCGTTAGCCGCCAAATGGGTAAGGTTTGCGTCGTCGGTTGCTCCGCGCTGCAAATCGATTACACCGCCCGCACCGTGACCGTTGGCTCGACGGTGCTCAAGGAAGGCGACTTCATTTCGATCGACGGATTCACCGGCGAAGTGATGGCTGGCCAAGCCGCCACCCGCCCCAGCGAAGTCGTCTCGGTCCTCATCGACAAGACGATGAAGCCTTCCGAATCGACGACGTATCAGAAGTTCGCTCGAATGATGGAGTGGGCTGACTCCGTCCGCAAGCTGAAGATCCGCACCAACGCCGACAAGCCCGAACAAGCGGAAGCCGCCGTCGCCTTCGGCGCGGAAGGCATCGGCCTGTGCCGCACCGAACACATGTTCTTCGATCACATCGTTCCGATGCGCGAAATGATTCTCGCCGGTTCGGTCGCCGATCGCAAGAAGGCACTCGAGAAGCTGCTGCCGTTCCAACGGGGCGACTTCGAAGGTCTGTTCCGCGCGATGAAGGGCAAGCCGGTCACGATCCGCACCCTGGATCCGCCGCTGCACGAGTTCCTGCCGCACGATGCCAAGGGCCAAGCCGAAATGGCCGCCCAAATGGGCGTCTCGGTTGAAGTCATCGAAGAACGCGTCAAAGCGCTGCATGAATTCAACCCAATGCTCGGCTTCCGTGGCTGCCGATTGGGCATCGTCTATCCGGAAATCACCGAGATGCAAGCCCGCGCCATCCTGGAAGCGGCTGTCAACGTGAAGAAGGAAGGCATCGACGTCGAGCCGGAAATCATGATTCCGCTCGTCGGCTTCCTGCCGGAACTCAAGTCGCAAGCCAAGCTGGTCCACGAAACCGCCAAGAAGGTGTTCGAAGAAGCCGGCGTCACCGTGCCGTACCAAGTCGGCACGATGATCGAACTGCCCCGCGCCTGTATCGCCGCTGGCGATATCGCCAAGGAAGCGCAGTTCTTCAGCTTCGGCACCAACGACTTGACCCAAACCGGTCTCGGAATGTCCCGCGATGACTACGGCTCGTTCATTCGGTCGTACATCGAAGGCGACATTGTGCCGAAAGACCCGTTCCAAGTTATCGATTTCGATGGCATTGGTGGGCTGATGAAGATCGGCGTCGAACGCGGCCGCGCCCAACGCACCGATATCAAGATCGGCATTTGCGGCGAACACGGCGGCGAACCCGACTCGGTCAAGTTCTGCCATCGCATCGGCTTGAACTATGTCAGCTGCTCGCCGTTCCGGGTGCCCATCGCCCGCCTGGCCGCCGCTCAAGCCGCCCTCGAAAACAAGTAA
- a CDS encoding glutamate-5-semialdehyde dehydrogenase, with product MSQLASAPLESLPAESLVGLCDTLASQARIAATELASVRSDAKNRWLIAAADALVAATESLLAANAVDVASATANGLSAASIDRLTFTPGRIQKAAEGLRQIASLPDPVGRIRDGQVRPNGLQVQKIGVPLGVILFIYESRPNVTLDAAGLCVKSGNAVILRGGSEAFHSNTALHRLLAGLLPQFGLPEHAVQLVPTQDRAAVGHLLRMGDRIDLAIPRGGESLIRRVAAEATMPVLKHYDGICHVYVDAAADLEMAERIIINAKCQRPGVCNAAETVLIHRDIAATFLPRLGTALTGQGVEIRGCEKTRQFIPNATIVTEKDFSTEHLALILSMSVVSDLTEAIRHIRRFGSKHTDAIITRDLPTAQRFVQEVDSAAVVVNASTRFNDGFELGLGAEIGISTDKFHARGPCGLEELTSYKYVITGMGQIRE from the coding sequence GTGAGTCAGCTTGCATCTGCCCCTTTGGAATCGCTCCCTGCCGAATCACTGGTCGGATTGTGTGATACGCTCGCCAGCCAAGCCCGCATCGCGGCCACGGAACTGGCGAGTGTCCGCAGCGATGCCAAAAATCGCTGGCTGATCGCCGCCGCCGACGCACTCGTGGCCGCCACAGAATCCCTGCTGGCGGCCAACGCCGTTGATGTGGCCTCCGCTACCGCCAACGGACTCTCCGCGGCATCCATCGATCGTCTCACCTTCACCCCCGGTCGCATCCAGAAAGCCGCCGAGGGATTGCGCCAGATTGCCAGCCTACCCGATCCGGTCGGCCGCATTCGCGACGGGCAAGTCCGCCCCAACGGCTTGCAGGTGCAAAAGATCGGCGTTCCGCTGGGAGTGATTCTGTTCATTTACGAATCGCGGCCGAATGTCACGCTGGACGCGGCGGGCCTATGCGTGAAAAGCGGCAACGCCGTCATTCTGCGCGGTGGGTCGGAGGCGTTTCATTCCAACACTGCCCTGCACCGACTTCTAGCGGGGTTGCTGCCGCAATTCGGATTGCCGGAACACGCCGTGCAACTGGTGCCCACGCAGGACCGCGCCGCCGTCGGCCACCTGCTGCGCATGGGCGACCGCATCGACTTGGCGATTCCGCGCGGCGGCGAAAGCCTGATCCGCCGCGTTGCCGCGGAAGCGACCATGCCGGTACTCAAGCATTATGATGGGATTTGTCATGTATATGTGGATGCCGCCGCCGATCTGGAGATGGCCGAGCGGATCATCATCAACGCCAAATGTCAGCGGCCCGGCGTTTGCAATGCGGCCGAGACGGTGCTGATTCACCGCGACATTGCCGCCACGTTTCTGCCGCGATTGGGAACTGCGTTAACTGGGCAAGGTGTCGAAATTCGCGGCTGCGAAAAAACCCGTCAATTCATTCCGAATGCAACGATTGTGACGGAAAAAGACTTTTCGACTGAACACCTCGCCTTGATCCTGTCGATGAGTGTGGTATCCGATCTGACCGAAGCGATTCGCCATATTCGGCGATTCGGTTCGAAGCATACGGATGCCATCATTACCCGCGATTTGCCAACTGCCCAACGATTTGTGCAGGAGGTCGATTCGGCCGCAGTGGTGGTGAATGCCAGTACGCGATTCAACGATGGCTTTGAGTTGGGCTTGGGGGCGGAAATCGGCATTAGCACGGATAAATTCCATGCCCGTGGCCCCTGCGGACTCGAAGAGTTGACGAGCTATAAATACGTCATCACCGGCATGGGCCAAATTCGGGAGTAA
- a CDS encoding UxaA family hydrolase: protein MPTIPLSQVAIHLRPNDNVAIANKVIPPGSELDVHGQAIMVPARIGMGHKVAIKPIGAGEAILKYGQIIGFAKTDIGVGEHVHTHNVKAEAFSRDYAFCQDVPPPQAPPAKSRTFMGYDRGPNKPDHLRYGTRNYIAIISTVNCSAGTSKYVAERVRASGILEKYPNVDGIVPIIHKQGCGMAYGGEDHQQLDRTLAGFARHPNVGAYILIGLGCETGQAIHLIQNEGLELIQLGMRKQPIVFSIQECGGIAKTVAAATQAVIDLLPMVNNIQRVELPAKHLILGTNCGGSDGNSGVSANPALGIASDLIIQQGGTSILGETTEIYGAEHLLTRRAVSREVGEKLIERIKWWEWYTSTFKAEINNNPSVGNKEGGLTTIFEKSLGAIAKSGSTAMVDVVRYAEPVTKKGFVVMDTPGYDPVSMTGIVAGGANVLVFTTGRGSVFGCKPVPSIKVATNSPLYNHMIDDMDINAGKVLEGATLEAVGEEIFEEILAVASGKKTKSELNGVGEEEFAPWSIGPTL, encoded by the coding sequence ATGCCTACGATCCCGCTTTCCCAAGTTGCCATTCACCTGCGTCCCAATGACAATGTGGCGATTGCCAACAAAGTCATTCCGCCTGGCAGCGAATTGGATGTTCACGGTCAAGCCATCATGGTCCCCGCGCGGATCGGGATGGGGCACAAAGTTGCCATCAAGCCCATTGGTGCGGGCGAAGCAATTCTGAAGTATGGCCAAATCATCGGCTTTGCCAAAACCGACATCGGTGTCGGCGAACACGTCCACACGCACAACGTCAAAGCCGAAGCATTCAGCCGTGATTATGCCTTCTGCCAAGATGTGCCCCCGCCGCAAGCACCGCCCGCAAAGTCTCGCACCTTCATGGGTTACGATCGCGGCCCGAATAAACCGGACCATCTTCGCTACGGCACCCGCAACTATATCGCCATCATCAGCACCGTCAACTGCTCCGCCGGCACGAGCAAGTACGTTGCCGAGCGCGTTCGCGCCAGCGGAATCCTCGAGAAATATCCCAACGTCGATGGCATCGTTCCAATCATCCACAAGCAAGGTTGCGGCATGGCCTACGGTGGTGAAGACCACCAGCAACTCGACCGCACCCTCGCTGGCTTCGCTCGACATCCCAACGTCGGTGCGTATATCCTCATCGGCCTGGGCTGCGAAACCGGCCAAGCCATCCACTTGATTCAGAACGAAGGGCTGGAACTCATCCAGCTTGGCATGCGCAAACAGCCGATTGTCTTTTCCATCCAAGAATGTGGTGGAATCGCCAAGACGGTTGCCGCCGCCACGCAAGCGGTCATCGATCTGCTGCCGATGGTCAACAATATCCAACGGGTCGAACTTCCCGCCAAGCACCTGATCCTCGGCACCAATTGCGGTGGTTCGGATGGGAACTCCGGCGTGAGTGCCAACCCCGCACTCGGAATCGCCAGCGACCTCATCATTCAGCAGGGCGGAACTTCGATTCTCGGCGAAACCACCGAAATCTACGGCGCAGAGCATCTGCTGACCCGCCGCGCCGTCAGTCGCGAAGTCGGCGAGAAACTCATCGAACGCATCAAATGGTGGGAATGGTACACCAGCACGTTCAAAGCCGAAATCAACAACAATCCCTCCGTCGGCAACAAAGAAGGCGGCCTGACCACCATCTTCGAAAAGTCGCTGGGCGCGATTGCCAAGTCCGGCTCGACGGCCATGGTCGATGTGGTTCGCTATGCCGAGCCGGTCACCAAGAAGGGCTTTGTCGTCATGGATACGCCCGGCTATGATCCGGTGAGCATGACCGGCATCGTCGCCGGCGGTGCCAACGTCCTGGTGTTCACCACCGGTCGCGGCTCCGTCTTCGGTTGCAAACCGGTGCCGTCGATCAAAGTGGCCACCAACTCGCCGCTGTACAATCATATGATCGACGACATGGACATCAACGCGGGCAAAGTCCTCGAAGGCGCCACCCTGGAAGCCGTCGGCGAAGAAATCTTCGAAGAGATCCTCGCCGTCGCCAGCGGCAAAAAGACCAAGTCCGAACTCAACGGCGTCGGCGAAGAAGAATTCGCGCCGTGGAGCATCGGCCCCACGCTGTAA
- a CDS encoding diadenylate cyclase produces the protein MGKPVQVLFDSMDSRDLIEIAILAVGIYAVLRFLRRTRGAGIVRGLGIVFCGFFLVAQLLIARFDLTELGKVLDYILATTVFGLLVIFQPELRRGLMLLGQYRGLQFLGVADELPSISKSLTDTALALSKDRVGGLIAVQREQSLQPYIETGERIDSELSIPLLRTIFHDQTPLHDGAVIVQRGRIIAAACQLPLGNPPVGLRTGMRHRAAIGLSDETDALLLIVSEESGRISLAMHGQLEIVPRDQLAKRLAEELDAPSAPAEAKRSYWNRILRAGRKSVTPVS, from the coding sequence ATGGGCAAACCCGTTCAAGTGCTGTTCGACTCGATGGACAGTCGAGACCTGATCGAGATTGCCATTTTGGCGGTCGGCATCTACGCGGTGTTGCGCTTTCTGCGTCGCACTCGAGGAGCCGGGATCGTCCGTGGCTTGGGCATCGTCTTTTGCGGCTTCTTTTTAGTCGCCCAGTTGCTGATTGCCCGATTCGATCTGACGGAATTGGGCAAAGTCCTCGATTATATTCTTGCCACGACCGTCTTCGGCTTGCTGGTGATTTTCCAACCCGAATTGCGCCGTGGCTTGATGCTGTTGGGCCAATATCGTGGCCTGCAATTTCTGGGCGTGGCCGATGAGTTGCCCAGTATTTCCAAATCGCTCACCGACACGGCATTGGCATTGTCGAAAGATCGTGTCGGCGGGCTGATTGCCGTCCAGCGCGAACAATCGTTGCAGCCGTACATCGAAACCGGCGAACGCATCGATTCCGAATTGTCGATTCCGTTGCTTCGCACGATTTTTCACGATCAAACGCCGCTACATGATGGCGCGGTGATCGTGCAACGCGGGCGAATCATTGCGGCAGCGTGCCAGTTGCCGTTGGGCAATCCCCCCGTGGGATTACGCACCGGCATGCGTCACCGAGCCGCCATCGGCCTGAGCGATGAAACCGATGCCCTGCTGCTGATTGTCAGCGAAGAATCGGGCCGAATTTCGCTGGCCATGCACGGCCAACTCGAGATCGTACCTCGCGATCAACTGGCGAAACGGCTGGCGGAAGAACTCGACGCCCCGTCCGCGCCCGCCGAAGCAAAACGGAGTTATTGGAATCGCATTTTGCGTGCCGGTCGCAAATCGGTGACGCCGGTGAGCTAA